Sequence from the Cellulomonas fimi ATCC 484 genome:
CGCCGGGTGGTCGGCGCTGCGGCGGCGCGTCGGGCGGGCGGGGGTGGGAGCGGGCACGGCGGTGCCTTCCGGGAGCGGGGGACGCCGCGGCCTGACGCCCTCCCACCGTGCGGCGCGTGGGGGCCTGGCGCAACCGCGGGCCGGCGTTCTCCCTCGGCGAACGGGGCCCTCGCGGGGCTTGGCACTCGCCGGTCGAGAGTGCTAACACAGGAGATGTAGCCGAGCCCGGCGGCGGACCGCCGGGCAGGACCCCGGGGCACGGGCGGTCCGTGCCTCGACAGCGAGGAGGTGAGGGGCGTGGCTACCCGTTTCGACCCGTTCCAGGAGATGGACCGGCTGCTCGGCCAGATGTTCGCCGCGGACCGTGCCTCGGCCACGATGCCGATGGACCTGTACCGGTCCGGCGACCACTACGTCCTGCACGTGGACCTCCCGGGCGTCGACCCCGGGACGATCGACGTGAACGTCGAGGACCGCACCCTGACGATCCGCGCGCAGCGCACCTCGCGCACCGAGCAGGACGTGCAGTGGCTCGCCAAGGAGCGCCCGGTGGGCACCTACGCCCGCCAGCTGACGGTCGGTCGCGGTCTCGCGCTCGACGCGATCAGCGCGACCTACACCGACGGTGTGCTCACGCTCTCCATCCCGGTCGCCGAGGAGGCCAAGCCGCGGCGCATCGAGGTGCAGCACGGCGAGCAGACCGCCCAGATCGGCTCCTCCGCCGACACCACCGCCTGACGCGCGGCCAGCGCCGCGCGCCGCACCCGGACGGCCCCGCACGGACCCCCCGTCGCGGGGCTGTCCCGTGCGCTCAGTCCAGCGCCAGCGACGCGAGCGCCGCGCCGAGCACCAGACCCACACCCGCCAGCCACACGAGCGTCGGCAGGCGCTGCCAGAACGTCCGCCTCACCGCAGCACCACCCGTCCGTCCCGGACCTGGACGTCGACCTCGTCGAGGTCGGCCGTCGCCGGGCCCCGGACCACCGCGCCCGTGCGCGCGTCGAACGCGCTGCCGTGGCACGGGCAGCGGATCTCGCCGCCCGTCACGCCGCCGACGAGGCAGCCCTGGTGGGTGCACACCGCCGTGAACGCGTGCACGTCGTCCCCGTCGCGCACGAGCACCAGCCGGCGGCCGTCGAGCACGACGCCGCCCCCGTCCGGCACGTCGGTCACGGCGAGGAGCGTCTGCCCGTCGCCGTCTCCAGCGGCGTCGCCCCGGTCGTCGTCTCCGCCCTTTTCCCGGCCGTCGTCACCCCGGTCACCGTCGTCCTCGTCGCTCTCGTCGTCGACCCGGTCCCCGTCCCCGGTGCCCCCGTAGCCGCCGTCCCCGTCGCCCCGTGGCGCGAGCGCGGTCATCCCCACGTACCCGACGACGCCGGCGACGAGCGTCACGCCCGCCGCCTCGAGCACCGCCCGGCGCCCGGGCCCGCCGTCGCCGACCTCGCCGCCCGCACGGTCCTGGCTGTCGCCGCTCACGTCCACCACCTCCCGCGCCCGCCGCTAGACCCGGGCAAACCCGGGCTGGGTGAAGAACCAGGCCGCCGACGTGAACCACACGACGACGAGCAGCGCCGCGACGAGCGCACCCAGCACGGGCAGGACCGCGGACGGCAGCCGCGGCAGGCGCAGGGCGAGCATCTTGGCGGCGAACGCCCCGTAGAACAGGCACCCCGCGGCGCCGTGGAGCACGACGCGCGGGCTGTCGTCCTCGAAGCCGAGCGACCAGACGCACTGGAACGCGACGGGCAGGGTCAGCAGGAACGCGACGACGCCGCTCCACCGGTGCGCGAGCGCGACCCACGCGGGTGCGTCGCGGCGCACGCCGGGCAGCCGCCCCCACATCGCCAGGGCGGAGGACACCTGCACCAGGACCAGCAGGGCGGCCGCGGTCGTGAACCACGACTTCATCTGCAGCATCCCGCTGAACCACAGGGTCAGCAGCGCCTGCCCGTCGCCGGGGTGC
This genomic interval carries:
- a CDS encoding Hsp20/alpha crystallin family protein: MATRFDPFQEMDRLLGQMFAADRASATMPMDLYRSGDHYVLHVDLPGVDPGTIDVNVEDRTLTIRAQRTSRTEQDVQWLAKERPVGTYARQLTVGRGLALDAISATYTDGVLTLSIPVAEEAKPRRIEVQHGEQTAQIGSSADTTA
- a CDS encoding Rieske (2Fe-2S) protein, encoding MSGDSQDRAGGEVGDGGPGRRAVLEAAGVTLVAGVVGYVGMTALAPRGDGDGGYGGTGDGDRVDDESDEDDGDRGDDGREKGGDDDRGDAAGDGDGQTLLAVTDVPDGGGVVLDGRRLVLVRDGDDVHAFTAVCTHQGCLVGGVTGGEIRCPCHGSAFDARTGAVVRGPATADLDEVDVQVRDGRVVLR
- a CDS encoding DUF6529 family protein is translated as MGVAQAPATARWQWALAGVTGLGLAVAATLAAYADAHPGDGQALLTLWFSGMLQMKSWFTTAAALLVLVQVSSALAMWGRLPGVRRDAPAWVALAHRWSGVVAFLLTLPVAFQCVWSLGFEDDSPRVVLHGAAGCLFYGAFAAKMLALRLPRLPSAVLPVLGALVAALLVVVWFTSAAWFFTQPGFARV